From the genome of Geothrix sp. 21YS21S-4, one region includes:
- a CDS encoding AlpA family transcriptional regulator, translating into MAQITTTPIEGASLKCPYLTTQQAATFIGCSRHTLEVLRIKGGGPEFMKVGPRRVVYLQRDLEAWVEAGRRKSTADDTVARARR; encoded by the coding sequence ATGGCCCAGATCACCACAACCCCCATTGAGGGCGCTTCCCTGAAGTGCCCTTACCTCACCACCCAGCAGGCTGCGACCTTCATCGGTTGCAGCCGCCACACCCTTGAAGTGCTCCGAATCAAGGGTGGCGGTCCAGAGTTCATGAAGGTCGGGCCGCGCCGCGTGGTTTATCTTCAGCGCGACCTCGAAGCCTGGGTCGAAGCAGGGCGCAGGAAGAGCACGGCGGACGATACCGTCGCGCGGGCGCGTCGGTAG
- a CDS encoding DUF6526 family protein, with the protein MAQTYATHKRLDPFHHFFLVPVFLITFIAAAWHAVRYPSLHSIWMGIAALALLGLAAQVRLYALKVQDRLIRLEEILRLQRLLPADLQARIPELTVKQLVALRFASDTELPDRTREALDQHLDNPAIKRRIQSWRGDEFRI; encoded by the coding sequence ATGGCCCAGACCTACGCCACCCACAAGCGCCTCGACCCCTTCCACCACTTCTTCCTGGTGCCGGTGTTCCTGATCACCTTCATCGCCGCCGCCTGGCACGCCGTCCGCTACCCCAGCCTCCATTCCATCTGGATGGGCATCGCCGCCCTCGCCCTCCTAGGCCTCGCCGCCCAGGTGCGCCTCTACGCCCTCAAGGTCCAGGACCGCCTCATCCGCCTGGAGGAGATCCTCCGCCTCCAGCGCCTCCTCCCCGCCGACCTCCAGGCCCGCATCCCCGAGCTCACCGTCAAGCAGCTCGTCGCCCTCCGCTTCGCCTCCGACACCGAACTCCCCGACCGCACCCGCGAAGCCCTCGACCAGCACCTGGACAACCCCGCCATCAAACGGCGGATCCAGAGCTGGCGGGGGGATGAGTTCAGGATCTGA
- a CDS encoding ABC transporter permease yields the protein MTTSGAFRERLFGAWVEIRENLGRSVLQALGVLLGVASVLGGFAISDSQRKRADEMYVKMGGLDKLNVQPKAAVRDGQPTALQQANLGLRDEDAHGGEALKADAIQGVSRQRNARARVVSPYADQDRQITGIGGDFIPANGYEVARGRGFSNAEMETGASVVILGTEAAGVFFPKGDAVGSVIRIGDIPVTVIGTFRERVFRFRENQRNQFRWRNRIVVVPANLVQRRMNGDAYRRVDRVTFRIPDLHVMGAFAKELSNLVKANHRLQEDFRLDDVAARVRRRDSQDNVYDIIFMLSGVLALVGGGIVNVNIQMAGLKERVREVGVKMAIGAPGREIFKGFMTEALLLTALGGVAGLVLGVGFSWIITKSIGIPLHMTPASFLWAYGLAGVFGFLFALYPAWKASRLSPMEALRYE from the coding sequence ATGACCACTTCCGGCGCGTTCCGCGAGCGGCTGTTCGGGGCCTGGGTCGAGATCCGCGAGAACCTCGGCCGGTCCGTGCTCCAGGCCCTGGGCGTCCTTCTGGGCGTGGCCTCGGTCCTGGGCGGATTCGCCATCTCCGACAGCCAGCGGAAGCGGGCGGACGAGATGTACGTGAAGATGGGCGGCCTCGACAAGCTGAACGTCCAGCCCAAGGCCGCCGTCCGCGACGGCCAGCCCACGGCCCTCCAGCAGGCGAACCTCGGCCTGCGCGACGAGGACGCCCACGGCGGCGAGGCCCTGAAGGCCGACGCCATCCAGGGCGTCAGCCGCCAGCGGAATGCCCGGGCGCGGGTCGTCTCCCCCTACGCGGACCAGGATCGGCAGATCACGGGGATCGGCGGCGATTTCATCCCCGCCAACGGCTATGAGGTGGCCCGCGGCCGCGGCTTCTCCAACGCCGAGATGGAGACCGGCGCGTCGGTGGTCATCCTGGGCACGGAGGCCGCGGGCGTGTTCTTCCCCAAGGGCGACGCCGTGGGCTCCGTCATCCGCATCGGCGACATTCCCGTCACGGTGATCGGCACCTTCCGGGAGCGCGTGTTCCGCTTCCGCGAGAACCAGCGCAACCAGTTCCGCTGGCGCAACCGGATCGTCGTCGTCCCCGCCAATCTCGTGCAGCGGCGCATGAACGGCGACGCCTACCGCCGCGTGGACCGCGTCACCTTCCGCATCCCCGATCTCCACGTGATGGGCGCCTTCGCCAAGGAGCTGTCGAACCTGGTCAAGGCGAACCACCGCCTGCAGGAGGACTTCCGCCTGGACGACGTGGCCGCCCGCGTCCGCCGCCGCGACAGCCAGGACAACGTGTACGACATCATCTTCATGCTGTCCGGGGTGCTCGCCCTCGTCGGCGGCGGAATCGTCAACGTGAACATCCAGATGGCGGGCCTCAAGGAGCGCGTCCGCGAGGTGGGCGTGAAGATGGCGATCGGCGCGCCGGGCCGCGAGATCTTCAAGGGATTCATGACCGAGGCCCTGCTGCTCACCGCCCTGGGCGGCGTGGCCGGCCTCGTCCTCGGCGTGGGCTTCTCCTGGATCATCACCAAGAGCATCGGCATCCCCCTGCACATGACCCCCGCCAGCTTCCTGTGGGCCTACGGCCTTGCAGGAGTGTTCGGGTTCCTGTTCGCGTTGTATCCCGCGTGGAAGGCCTCACGGCTGTCTCCGATGGAGGCCCTCCGCTATGAGTGA
- a CDS encoding efflux RND transporter periplasmic adaptor subunit, translated as MQKRWVILSVAGVALAAGMFFTLRGGDGKGKKAEASSPFRVGKVQAEDLQVSVREVGVVDPLTKVDVKSTVSGRIVGLKVREGATVRSGEMLAEVEPDVNQAQTLSDVQGSVSQARVSFKNAERDFNQQAELFRAGLISDQAYRSAKTLRDLAEEAYKSAQTRYQIVEDRGIPISGNASTQKARITSPMDGVIIKKGVELGDTITSGVSSFNAGTVVFTVADLASLIVKVNLNEVDIAKVKVGQPVRITLDAYPQRAFTGKVRFVAPAADLVEKIKVFKVEVALDELTDSFRTGMSANVEILGEKREKAVSIPLEALQRREGQAVVYRLKEGLPPQDLARAKEGLAGRGKFIWLSDHWKEFFEVVPVKAGIATLERVEVLSGLKAGDQVSLEDPSKKKVEKDDDN; from the coding sequence ATGCAGAAGCGATGGGTCATCCTGTCCGTGGCCGGCGTGGCCCTGGCGGCGGGGATGTTCTTCACCTTGCGGGGCGGCGACGGCAAGGGCAAGAAGGCCGAAGCCAGCAGCCCCTTCCGCGTGGGCAAGGTGCAGGCCGAAGACCTCCAGGTGAGCGTCCGGGAAGTCGGCGTGGTGGATCCCCTCACCAAGGTGGACGTGAAGTCCACCGTGTCGGGCCGGATCGTGGGCCTCAAGGTCCGCGAAGGCGCCACCGTGCGGTCCGGCGAGATGCTCGCCGAGGTCGAGCCTGACGTGAATCAGGCCCAGACCCTGTCCGACGTGCAGGGCAGCGTCTCGCAGGCGCGGGTCAGCTTCAAGAACGCCGAGCGGGACTTCAACCAGCAGGCGGAGCTGTTCCGCGCGGGCCTCATCTCCGACCAGGCCTACCGCAGCGCCAAGACCCTGCGCGATCTGGCGGAAGAGGCCTACAAGAGCGCCCAGACCCGCTACCAGATCGTCGAGGACCGCGGGATTCCCATCAGCGGCAACGCCTCCACCCAGAAGGCCCGCATCACGTCGCCCATGGACGGCGTGATCATCAAGAAGGGCGTGGAGCTGGGCGACACCATCACCTCGGGCGTCAGCTCCTTCAATGCCGGCACCGTGGTGTTCACCGTCGCCGACCTCGCCTCCCTCATCGTGAAGGTCAATCTCAACGAGGTGGACATCGCCAAGGTGAAGGTGGGCCAGCCGGTGCGGATCACCCTCGACGCCTATCCCCAGCGGGCCTTCACCGGCAAGGTGCGGTTCGTGGCGCCCGCCGCGGATCTCGTCGAGAAGATCAAGGTCTTCAAAGTGGAAGTGGCCCTGGACGAGCTCACCGATTCCTTCCGCACGGGCATGAGCGCCAACGTGGAGATCCTCGGCGAGAAGCGCGAGAAGGCCGTGAGCATCCCCCTGGAGGCTCTCCAGCGCCGGGAGGGCCAGGCCGTGGTCTACCGCCTGAAGGAAGGGCTCCCGCCCCAGGACCTGGCCCGCGCGAAAGAAGGGCTCGCCGGCCGCGGGAAGTTCATTTGGCTGTCCGACCACTGGAAGGAGTTCTTCGAGGTGGTGCCGGTGAAGGCGGGAATCGCTACGTTGGAGCGCGTCGAGGTCCTGTCCGGCCTCAAGGCGGGCGACCAGGTCAGCCTGGAGGACCCCAGCAAGAAGAAGGTCGAGAAGGACGACGACAACTAG
- the arfB gene encoding alternative ribosome rescue aminoacyl-tRNA hydrolase ArfB, with protein MADPISVTATVRIPGDAIRFKAVRAGGAGGQNVNKVSSKVELRIDLAAIEGLPEDALFRLRTAQRNRLDADGLWIVVSDRTRDQLKNLEDAREKAADAVRAALVRPIARRATRPTKASKERRLDSKKRASDVKRRRSGPFE; from the coding sequence ATGGCCGATCCCATTTCCGTCACCGCCACCGTCCGCATCCCCGGCGACGCCATCCGCTTCAAGGCGGTGCGCGCGGGCGGCGCCGGCGGCCAGAACGTCAACAAGGTGTCCTCCAAGGTCGAGCTGCGGATCGACCTCGCCGCCATCGAGGGCCTGCCCGAGGATGCCCTGTTCCGCCTGCGGACGGCCCAGCGCAACCGGCTGGACGCCGACGGCCTGTGGATCGTCGTCAGCGACCGCACCCGCGACCAGCTCAAGAACCTGGAGGACGCCCGCGAGAAGGCCGCCGACGCCGTGCGCGCCGCCTTGGTGCGCCCCATCGCCCGGCGCGCCACCCGCCCCACCAAGGCGTCCAAGGAGCGGCGGCTGGATTCCAAGAAGCGCGCCTCCGACGTCAAGCGCCGCCGCAGCGGCCCCTTCGAGTAA
- a CDS encoding protein rep, whose product MNSWVTIHQRADGKRHVGGLAHCGRMVCPICAPYLMASRMEVLERRVAQLKQKEGLRWFLFTPTIRHRKGAKWRPLVEVMRSVSRKVIQRKPWRDAVVGWVRVLETTYGWAGHHPHEHYLLVMKASEGWDAEGFFQWVQETFERLIREEGRTCDWPQGWWDEVEKGKEIQMLRYFGEAEKMGTNGGDALHEVMGSTTKHQPVWSLPAAAFAEVWADSKNLRWSELAAS is encoded by the coding sequence ATGAATTCCTGGGTGACGATCCACCAACGGGCGGATGGAAAGCGCCATGTTGGGGGCCTCGCACACTGTGGACGCATGGTGTGTCCCATCTGCGCGCCCTATCTCATGGCGAGCCGGATGGAGGTCCTAGAGCGTCGAGTGGCGCAGCTCAAGCAGAAGGAAGGTCTGCGCTGGTTCTTGTTCACGCCGACCATTCGGCATCGCAAAGGCGCGAAGTGGCGTCCGCTGGTAGAGGTCATGCGCTCCGTGTCTCGAAAGGTGATCCAGCGAAAACCATGGAGGGATGCTGTGGTCGGCTGGGTTCGTGTTCTGGAAACCACCTACGGGTGGGCTGGCCATCACCCACACGAGCATTACCTGCTCGTGATGAAGGCTTCCGAGGGGTGGGATGCGGAGGGCTTCTTCCAGTGGGTCCAGGAGACCTTCGAGCGTCTGATAAGAGAGGAAGGCCGGACTTGCGATTGGCCGCAGGGATGGTGGGATGAAGTCGAGAAGGGCAAGGAGATTCAGATGCTGCGCTACTTTGGTGAGGCCGAGAAGATGGGAACGAATGGTGGTGACGCGCTCCATGAGGTCATGGGCTCCACGACGAAACATCAACCGGTGTGGAGTCTTCCAGCGGCAGCCTTCGCGGAAGTTTGGGCCGACAGCAAGAACCTTCGATGGTCGGAGTTGGCGGCGTCATGA
- a CDS encoding ABC transporter ATP-binding protein — protein sequence MSSIIQTQDLTKTYGANGTAVHALRGIDFTVEKGEFVALIGPSGSGKSTLMAILGCLDLPTTGTYTLDGRQVQDLSGGELARIRNEKVGFVFQSYNLLPKASIARNVELPMLYAGVGRKERRERALALLDKVGIADKADKLPGTLSGGQKQRVAVARALANGPALLLADEPTGALDSRTGAEVLDLFRELHRQGNTLLLVTHDPSIAAQAERRVEIRDGLIAAAEGAA from the coding sequence ATGTCTAGCATCATCCAGACCCAGGATCTCACCAAGACCTACGGCGCCAACGGGACGGCGGTCCACGCCCTGCGCGGGATCGACTTCACGGTGGAGAAGGGCGAGTTCGTGGCCCTGATCGGCCCCTCGGGCTCGGGCAAGTCCACCCTCATGGCCATCCTCGGCTGCCTCGACCTGCCCACGACGGGAACCTACACCCTGGACGGCCGCCAGGTGCAGGACCTGTCCGGCGGCGAGCTGGCGCGGATCCGCAACGAAAAGGTGGGCTTCGTCTTCCAGAGCTACAACCTGCTCCCCAAGGCCAGCATCGCCCGCAATGTCGAGCTGCCCATGCTCTACGCCGGCGTGGGCCGCAAGGAGCGCCGCGAGCGGGCCCTGGCGCTGCTCGACAAGGTGGGCATCGCCGACAAAGCCGACAAGCTGCCGGGAACGCTCTCCGGCGGCCAGAAGCAGCGGGTCGCCGTGGCCCGGGCCCTGGCCAACGGCCCCGCCCTGTTGCTGGCGGACGAGCCCACCGGCGCCCTTGATTCGCGGACGGGCGCGGAGGTCCTCGATCTCTTCCGAGAGCTACACCGGCAGGGGAATACGCTGCTGCTGGTCACGCACGATCCCTCCATCGCCGCCCAGGCGGAGCGGCGCGTGGAGATCCGGGACGGCCTGATCGCCGCCGCCGAGGGAGCGGCCTAG
- the tnpA gene encoding IS200/IS605 family transposase produces the protein MDSEESLSHSRWECKYHVVFVPKCRRKTIYEKLRPHLGEVLKKLAEQKESRIIEGHLMGDHVHMLISIPPKYSVSQVIGFIKGKSAIHLARVYGERKRNFVGQHFWARGYFVSTVGRDEATVREYIRRQEREDQRLEQMLPW, from the coding sequence ATGGACTCAGAAGAAAGTCTAAGCCACTCCAGATGGGAGTGTAAGTACCACGTGGTCTTTGTGCCGAAGTGTCGGAGGAAGACGATCTACGAGAAGTTGAGGCCGCACCTTGGAGAAGTCCTGAAGAAGCTGGCAGAGCAGAAGGAAAGCCGAATCATTGAGGGGCACCTGATGGGTGACCATGTCCATATGCTGATTTCAATTCCACCGAAGTATTCGGTATCGCAGGTGATCGGATTCATCAAGGGGAAGAGCGCCATTCACCTGGCTCGAGTCTACGGAGAGAGGAAGCGGAACTTTGTTGGGCAGCATTTCTGGGCCCGAGGATATTTCGTATCGACCGTGGGGCGCGACGAAGCAACAGTGCGGGAATACATCCGTCGACAAGAAAGGGAGGACCAGCGCTTGGAGCAGATGTTGCCTTGGTAG
- a CDS encoding response regulator — MKKIPVRTKNVLIVEDEPEHLGWVYEFLESKDLIVTTVKTLPESISILGEKKFDLVIIDMNIPPLDAVTPKMIDRTPLIERFPGIAAAQYCRDHGYPGSAVMAYTVHDDEGAGRELEKMNCKYVLKGRPSDFKNEINKLL, encoded by the coding sequence ATGAAAAAGATACCCGTTAGAACAAAGAACGTCTTAATCGTAGAGGATGAACCCGAGCATTTAGGGTGGGTCTATGAATTTCTTGAATCAAAAGACCTTATCGTAACAACAGTAAAAACACTCCCAGAATCAATATCCATTTTGGGGGAAAAGAAATTTGATTTGGTCATTATTGACATGAATATACCTCCACTAGATGCCGTTACTCCCAAAATGATCGACCGAACCCCACTCATAGAAAGATTCCCTGGGATTGCTGCTGCACAATATTGCCGCGATCACGGGTATCCTGGCTCTGCGGTCATGGCATATACAGTACATGATGATGAAGGAGCCGGAAGAGAACTTGAAAAAATGAATTGTAAATACGTCCTGAAAGGACGTCCTTCTGATTTCAAAAATGAAATCAACAAACTACTATAA
- a CDS encoding ABC transporter permease has translation MSDETLPLRAPGPSLLSGEAPAPRPKARGFGLGMLWEVVRTGVVELWAHKVRSILTLTLLMLGVFALVVMTSVLDGIMDKVSTGFAGMSWDGTVRVAPKSPETGEERNRFAMSPGLRQEDVPRLTAPHPKVLAFLPRAQRTSTVRVAGDTERIFVTGVLPDYATWMNRPIGLGRGLTEDDQRRRSTVAVVGATLAAKLFGGSDPVGRDLVVEGVPFRIVGVQAPGQIFNEENYTDANGILIPLETYMNRMDPAHKLAQVTVKLRSAEDMGEVSAMLLSRVRQAHHGIEDAEIVDLDAEAARAYQNFLEQIHGWQVVLLSLAGTVLLVGGVGVLSVMLISFSDRRFEIGLRKALGASDQEIFIQFLLEAVVLAAIGALLGTVSGGILCQALSANFPYGLVVNPVGLVTAWIVALALAVAFGLYPAFRAMRLSPMEAMR, from the coding sequence ATGAGTGACGAGACCCTCCCCCTCCGCGCCCCCGGCCCTTCCCTGCTTTCCGGCGAGGCGCCCGCGCCCCGCCCCAAAGCCCGCGGCTTCGGCCTGGGCATGCTGTGGGAAGTGGTCCGCACGGGGGTGGTGGAACTGTGGGCCCACAAGGTCCGCAGCATCCTCACCCTGACGCTGCTGATGCTCGGCGTGTTCGCCCTGGTGGTGATGACCTCCGTCCTGGACGGGATCATGGACAAGGTCAGCACCGGTTTCGCGGGAATGAGCTGGGACGGCACCGTCCGCGTCGCCCCCAAGAGCCCCGAGACCGGCGAGGAGCGCAACCGCTTCGCCATGAGCCCCGGACTGCGTCAGGAGGACGTGCCCCGCCTCACCGCGCCCCACCCCAAGGTGCTGGCCTTCCTCCCGCGCGCCCAGCGCACGTCCACCGTGCGCGTCGCGGGCGACACCGAGCGGATCTTCGTCACGGGGGTCCTCCCCGACTACGCCACGTGGATGAACCGCCCCATCGGCCTGGGCCGCGGCCTCACGGAGGACGACCAGCGGCGCCGCTCCACCGTGGCCGTGGTCGGCGCCACCCTCGCGGCCAAGCTGTTCGGCGGCTCCGATCCCGTGGGCCGCGACCTGGTGGTGGAGGGCGTGCCCTTCCGCATCGTGGGCGTCCAGGCGCCGGGCCAGATCTTCAACGAGGAGAACTACACCGACGCCAACGGGATCCTGATCCCGCTGGAGACCTACATGAACCGCATGGACCCGGCCCACAAGCTGGCCCAGGTGACGGTGAAGCTCCGCAGCGCCGAGGACATGGGCGAAGTCTCCGCCATGCTCCTCAGCCGCGTGCGCCAGGCCCACCACGGCATCGAGGACGCGGAGATCGTGGACCTGGATGCCGAGGCCGCCCGCGCCTACCAGAACTTCCTGGAGCAGATCCACGGCTGGCAGGTGGTGCTCCTCAGCCTCGCGGGCACGGTGCTGCTGGTGGGCGGGGTGGGCGTCCTGTCCGTGATGCTCATCAGCTTCAGCGACCGCCGCTTCGAGATCGGCCTCCGCAAGGCCCTGGGCGCCTCGGACCAGGAGATCTTCATCCAGTTCCTGCTGGAAGCCGTGGTCCTCGCGGCCATCGGCGCCCTGCTGGGCACCGTCTCCGGGGGGATCCTGTGCCAAGCGCTGTCCGCCAACTTCCCCTATGGGCTGGTGGTGAACCCCGTGGGCCTGGTCACCGCCTGGATCGTGGCCCTGGCCCTGGCCGTCGCGTTCGGCCTCTACCCCGCCTTCCGCGCCATGCGCCTCAGCCCCATGGAGGCGATGCGGTAG
- a CDS encoding acetate/propionate family kinase, whose product MFVLVLNAGSSSLKFNLFDMTKETSIAEGMAERIGLAEANLACVIDGQKKKEVLALPTHREALEAILERLHAAILHDTPIHAVGHRVVHGGPKYGDSVLVTEEVLRDIESFAMYAPLHNPANALGIRVAMETFAEVPHVAVFDTAFHHNIPDHARTYGIPYELSQKYGIRRYGFHGTSHAFVAARTAILLCRPLRSLKVITCHIGNGTSICAVNGGRSVDTSMGMTPLQGVIMGTRCGTIDPSVVEMLMEYEHLDYGAITDLLNKKSGLLGISGVSSDFREIETAADKGNARAKLARDLLTYNVRQFIGSYATVLDGVDAITFTAGIGTHSTYVRAKVCSKLGFLGVKLDAEANEHGTGERIISTPDSRVVVTVVPTNEELMIARETIR is encoded by the coding sequence GTGTTCGTTCTGGTACTGAATGCCGGCTCGTCGAGCCTGAAGTTCAATCTCTTCGATATGACGAAGGAAACCTCCATCGCCGAGGGCATGGCGGAACGGATCGGACTGGCGGAAGCCAATCTGGCCTGCGTCATCGACGGCCAGAAGAAGAAGGAAGTCCTGGCCCTCCCCACCCACCGCGAAGCGCTGGAAGCCATCCTCGAGCGGCTCCACGCCGCCATCCTGCACGACACGCCGATCCACGCCGTGGGTCACCGCGTCGTCCACGGGGGCCCCAAGTACGGGGATTCGGTCCTGGTGACCGAGGAAGTGCTGCGCGACATCGAGTCCTTCGCGATGTACGCCCCGCTCCACAATCCCGCCAACGCCCTGGGCATCCGGGTGGCCATGGAGACCTTCGCCGAGGTGCCCCACGTCGCGGTCTTCGACACGGCCTTCCACCACAACATCCCCGATCACGCCCGCACCTACGGCATCCCCTACGAGCTGAGCCAGAAGTACGGCATCCGGCGCTACGGGTTCCACGGCACCAGCCACGCCTTCGTGGCGGCCCGCACGGCCATCCTGCTCTGCCGGCCCCTCCGCTCCCTCAAGGTGATCACCTGCCACATCGGCAACGGCACCAGCATCTGCGCCGTCAACGGCGGCCGCAGCGTGGACACCAGCATGGGCATGACGCCCCTCCAGGGCGTCATCATGGGCACCCGCTGCGGGACCATCGATCCCAGCGTGGTGGAAATGCTGATGGAATATGAGCACCTCGACTACGGCGCCATCACCGACCTGCTGAACAAGAAGTCCGGCCTGCTCGGGATCTCCGGCGTGTCCTCCGACTTCCGCGAGATCGAGACCGCCGCGGACAAGGGCAACGCCCGCGCCAAGCTGGCCCGCGACCTCCTGACCTACAACGTGCGCCAGTTCATCGGCTCCTACGCGACGGTCCTGGACGGCGTGGACGCCATCACCTTCACCGCCGGGATCGGCACCCACAGCACCTACGTCCGGGCCAAGGTCTGCAGCAAGCTGGGCTTCCTGGGCGTGAAGCTCGACGCCGAAGCCAACGAGCACGGCACCGGCGAGCGGATCATCAGCACCCCCGATTCCCGCGTCGTGGTCACCGTCGTTCCCACCAACGAGGAACTGATGATCGCCCGCGAGACCATCCGCTAG